In Plasmodium falciparum 3D7 genome assembly, chromosome: 8, the following proteins share a genomic window:
- a CDS encoding heat shock protein 70, translating to MKTKICSYIHYIVLFLIATTTVHTASNNAEESEVAIGIDLGTTYSCVGICRNGVVDIIANDQGNRTTPSYVAFTDTERLIGDAAKNQASRNPENTVFDAKRLIGRKFSETTVQSDMKHWPFTVKGGSDGKPMIEVSYQGEKKTFHPEEISSMVLKKMKEVAETYLGKPVKNAVITVPAYFNDSQRQATKDAGAIAGLNVLRIINEPTAAAIAYGLDKKGKGEQNILIFDLGGGTFDVSLLTLEDGIFEVKATSGDTHLGGEDFDNKLVNFCVQDFKKKNGGKDVSKNSKSLRRLRTQCEKAKRVLSSSAQATIEVDSLFDGIDYNVNITRAKFEELCMDQFRNTLIPVEKVLKDAKMDKSQVHEIVLVGGSTRIPKIQQLIKDFFNGKEPCKAINPDEAVAYGAAVQAAILSGDQSSAVKDLLLLDVCPLSLGLETAGGVMTKLIERNTTIPTKKNQIFTTYADNQPGVLIQVYEGERAMTKDNNLLGKFQLEGIPPAPRSVPQIEVTFDIDANGILNVTALDKGTGKQNQITITNDKGRLSKDDIDRMVNDAEKYKEEDEQNKNRIEARNNLENYCYNVKNTLQDENLKTKIPKDDSEKCMKTVKSVLDWLEKNQTAETEEYNEKEKDISSVYNPIMTKIYQGASAQEPQKAEATNLRGRNSENKEAQNNGPTVEEVN from the coding sequence ATGAAGACAAAAATTTGTagttatattcattatattgttttatttttaattgcAACAACAACAGTACATACAGCAAGTAACAATGCAGAAGAATCAGAGGTTGCAATTGGTATTGATTTAGGTACCACCTATTCATGTGTTGGTATATGTAGGAATGGTGTAGTGGATATTATAGCTAATGATCAAGGTAATAGAACTACCCCATCTTATGTTGCTTTTACAGATACAGAACGATTAATTGGTGATGCTGCTAAAAACCAAGCCTCCAGGAATCCAGAAAATACAGTTTTTGATGCAAAAAGATTAATAGGAAGAAAATTTTCAGAAACAACTGTACAAAGTGATATGAAACACTGGCCATTTACTGTAAAAGGTGGTTCTGATGGAAAACCAATGATTGAAGTATCATATcaaggagaaaaaaaaacattccATCCAGAAGAAATATCTTCAAtggtattaaaaaaaatgaaagaagtTGCAGAGACATACTTAGGAAAACCAGTTAAAAATGCTGTTATTACTGTTCCAGCTTATTTCAATGATTCACAAAGACAAGCTACCAAAGATGCAGGTGCCATTGCTGGTTTAAATGTTTTAAGAATTATTAATGAACCAACTGCAGCAGCTATAGCATATGGTTTagataaaaaaggaaaaggtgaacaaaatattcttattttcgATTTAGGAGGAGGAACATTTGATGTTTCCTTATTAACACTTGAAGATGGAATTTTTGAAGTTAAAGCTACCTCAGGAGATACACATTTAGGAGGAGAAGattttgataataaattAGTAAACTTCTGTGTACaagattttaaaaaaaaaaatggaggTAAAGATGTTTCCAAAAATTCAAAATCATTAAGAAGATTAAGAACACAATGTGAAAAAGCTAAACgtgtattatcatcatccGCACAAGCAACTATTGAAGTTGATTCTTTATTTGATGGAATCGattataatgtaaatataaccAGAGCCAAATTTGAAGAATTGTGTATGGATCAATTCCGTAATACTTTAATACCTGTTGAAAAAGTCTTAAAAGATGCAAAAATGGATAAAAGCCAAGTACATGAAATTGTTTTAGTTGGTGGTTCAACAAGAATTCCAAAAATACAACAACTTATCAAAGATTTTTTCAATGGAAAAGAACCATGTAAAGCCATTAATCCAGATGAAGCTGTTGCATATGGTGCAGCTGTACAAGCAGCCATCTTATCAGGTGATCAATCATCAGCTGTCAAagacttattattattagatgtATGTCCATTGTCATTAGGTTTAGAAACAGCAGGTGGTGTCATGACCAAATTAATTGAAAGAAATACAACTATaccaacaaaaaaaaatcaaatctTTACAACATATGCTGATAACCAACCAGGTGTTTTAATTCAAGTTTATGAAGGAGAAAGAGCCATGACAAAAGATAATAACTTATTAGGAAAATTTCAATTAGAAGGTATCCCACCAGCACCAAGAAGTGTACCACAAATCGAAGTTACATTTGATATTGATGCTAATGGTATCCTAAATGTAACAGCATTAGATAAAGGTACTGGTAAACAAAACCAAATTACTATTACAAATGATAAAGGAAGATTATCAAAAGATGATATCGATCGTATGGTAAATGATgcagaaaaatataaagaagaggatgaacaaaataaaaatagaattGAAGCAAGAAACAACCTAGAAAATTACTGCTATAATGTTAAAAACACATTACAAGATGAAAATTTGAAAACAAAAATACCAAAAGATGATTCAGAAAAATGTATGAAAACAGTTAAATCTGTTCTTGATTGGTTAGAAAAAAATCAAACAGCAGAAACTgaagaatataatgaaaaagaaaaagatatttCATCAGTATATAATCCTATAATGACTAAAATATATCAAGGTGCATCAGCACAAGAACCACAAAAAGCAGAGGCAACCAACTTAAGAGGTCGTAATtcagaaaataaagaagCACAAAATAATGGACCAACCGTTGAAGAAGTAAATTAA